A genomic segment from Triticum dicoccoides isolate Atlit2015 ecotype Zavitan chromosome 1A, WEW_v2.0, whole genome shotgun sequence encodes:
- the LOC119275321 gene encoding phosphatidylinositol N-acetylglucosaminyltransferase subunit P-like translates to MRPAGSTESSPEARQRSLRHAAASRGRGTRHSEAYGFVGSIAASAAALAYIAWAYAPEPWFCHIGATYYPNKYPASSLRTGEDQAIEPISDIGIDRMNHLMFGEQGFHSLPRGGWTRLNPS, encoded by the coding sequence ATGCGACCGGCGGGCTCGACGGAGTCCTCCCCGGAGGCGCGACAGCGCAGCCTCAGGCATGCGGCCGCATCCAGAGGCCGCGGCACCAGGCACTCGGAGGCGTACGGCTTCGTGGGGTCCATcgccgcgtccgccgccgcgctcgCGTACATCGCGTGGGCGTACGCTCCGGAGCCGTGGTTCTGCCACATCGGCGCGACCTACTACCCCAACAAGTATCCGGCGTCTTCTCTGCGGACGGGGGAAGATCAAGCCATCGAGCCCATCTCGGACATCGGCATTGACCGGATGAACCATCTCATGTTTGGCGAGCAAGGGTTTCATTCACTTCCAAGAGGAGGATGGACTCGGCTGAACCCATCGTGA